One stretch of Deinobacterium chartae DNA includes these proteins:
- a CDS encoding tetratricopeptide repeat protein, producing MQLLTFAGLALEGSDFKRVKPLLLLAYLALEGQKPRRFVADLMWPEAQDTMNSLAAALTQLRRGAPDTVAADEHRVWANVSCDAVQFLEALRSRRLEEAVSLYRGAFLEGVESKAGPEFEEWVFQTREMLAARAVDALLQLAESEAALGRFAAAAARAERALSISSDHEPETLLRLDVLLTAGRSAVAQQVRAELESYGTVSHLTAEEAQNRLQRVFLGRESERQAIQSAAAHSVIWVRGASGMGKTALLKAVGGTYLQARSGLPYASLEPLAGELIHEGAARILQHLVRSAGASQLWLFDDWERVDPESRELLSQLCALRPAARIVIAARGIPTLEVDRVIELAPLSEHDLRSYPGVWQRTGGLPSLVVAALNDQPLDAALEVRLHNLSESARELYFALALLEMPDAALARRALEFSADTLARALEELYAAALLEPSREVRARDAAIGYLDARPTLREPLALRLARVASGLEAYRLLERTSGAWDETDLPAVRAAYMAWAQELLGRGFPQRAVEVLRAAPTRSEVDALLARALERAGRYRESLEVLERLGNVPEFLALRASVLHRLGRRAEAKAAAELALEGDTPSRAEALGTLGLLLVAQQDYEQAVSHFRKAAALWLMVGDSVKHVLALNNLATARCLMGEGADDAFHEVLEAAGDNQAIRARVLLNLGLSIEQQGRQDEAYSTYLLADRAAAESGMTATSSRIWNNIGALCQRQGRLDEAKAAYKRALEYARQAGEQYMLATTLANLAELTNDVDAWEESLRLFEISGHEAMQAYARSQLPPNHRFRDISGSVT from the coding sequence ATGCAACTTCTCACCTTCGCGGGCCTTGCCCTAGAAGGCAGCGACTTCAAACGGGTCAAGCCGTTGTTGCTGCTGGCCTATCTCGCGCTCGAGGGCCAGAAACCCCGCCGTTTCGTCGCCGACTTGATGTGGCCCGAGGCGCAAGACACCATGAACAGCCTCGCGGCTGCCCTGACCCAGCTCCGGCGCGGTGCGCCGGATACCGTCGCGGCCGACGAGCACCGGGTATGGGCTAACGTGAGTTGCGACGCCGTACAGTTCCTCGAGGCCCTGCGTTCGCGTCGCCTCGAGGAAGCGGTCAGCCTGTACCGGGGGGCTTTCCTGGAAGGAGTGGAATCCAAGGCCGGTCCCGAGTTCGAGGAGTGGGTCTTTCAGACCCGCGAGATGCTGGCCGCCCGCGCCGTGGACGCCCTGCTGCAACTGGCCGAGTCCGAAGCGGCGCTGGGCCGCTTCGCTGCGGCCGCTGCCCGCGCTGAGCGCGCCCTGAGCATCAGCAGCGACCACGAACCCGAAACCCTGCTGCGCCTCGACGTGCTGCTGACCGCCGGACGCAGCGCGGTGGCCCAGCAGGTGCGCGCCGAGCTGGAAAGCTACGGCACGGTCTCGCATCTGACTGCCGAGGAAGCCCAGAACCGCCTGCAACGCGTATTTCTGGGTCGAGAGTCCGAGCGGCAGGCGATTCAGAGCGCCGCCGCGCACTCGGTCATCTGGGTGCGCGGCGCTTCGGGCATGGGCAAAACGGCGCTGCTCAAAGCGGTCGGCGGCACCTATCTGCAGGCCCGCTCCGGCTTGCCCTACGCCTCGCTCGAGCCGCTGGCCGGCGAGCTGATCCACGAGGGTGCCGCCCGTATCCTGCAACACCTGGTTCGCAGCGCCGGGGCCAGCCAACTGTGGCTGTTCGACGATTGGGAACGCGTAGACCCCGAGAGCCGTGAGCTGCTGTCCCAACTGTGCGCGCTGCGGCCCGCTGCCCGCATCGTGATCGCGGCCAGAGGAATTCCGACCCTCGAGGTGGACCGGGTGATCGAACTTGCTCCCCTGAGCGAGCATGATCTGCGCAGCTACCCCGGGGTGTGGCAACGCACCGGAGGTCTGCCCTCGCTGGTGGTCGCCGCACTCAACGATCAGCCGCTCGACGCGGCCCTCGAGGTGCGGTTGCACAATCTCAGCGAGTCGGCCCGCGAACTGTATTTCGCGCTGGCGCTGCTCGAAATGCCGGATGCCGCGTTGGCACGGCGGGCACTGGAGTTCTCGGCGGATACCTTGGCCCGCGCCCTCGAGGAACTGTATGCGGCTGCGCTGCTCGAACCCTCGCGCGAGGTACGGGCCCGCGACGCGGCCATCGGTTACCTGGACGCGCGCCCCACCCTGCGCGAGCCGCTCGCCCTGCGCCTCGCGCGGGTCGCCAGCGGCCTCGAGGCCTACCGTCTGCTGGAGCGCACCTCGGGTGCCTGGGACGAAACGGACCTGCCTGCCGTGCGCGCCGCCTATATGGCCTGGGCGCAGGAGTTGCTCGGACGCGGCTTTCCGCAGCGGGCCGTGGAGGTGTTGCGCGCCGCTCCCACCCGTTCCGAAGTGGACGCGCTGTTGGCCCGTGCCCTCGAACGTGCCGGGCGCTATCGTGAATCGCTGGAGGTGCTCGAGCGCCTGGGGAATGTTCCCGAGTTCCTTGCCTTACGGGCCAGCGTGCTTCACCGGCTGGGGCGACGTGCTGAAGCCAAGGCGGCTGCCGAACTGGCCCTGGAGGGAGATACACCCAGCCGCGCGGAAGCTTTGGGGACGCTGGGCTTATTGCTGGTTGCGCAGCAAGACTATGAGCAGGCCGTTTCCCACTTCCGTAAGGCCGCTGCGCTGTGGCTTATGGTGGGTGATTCGGTCAAGCATGTCCTGGCTCTGAACAATCTGGCAACGGCGCGCTGTTTGATGGGAGAAGGCGCCGACGATGCTTTTCATGAGGTGCTCGAGGCCGCTGGAGATAATCAGGCCATACGTGCCCGGGTGCTGCTGAACCTGGGATTGTCCATCGAGCAGCAGGGGCGTCAGGACGAGGCCTACAGCACCTACCTGCTGGCCGACCGTGCCGCCGCTGAATCCGGTATGACGGCGACGTCCTCGCGCATTTGGAACAACATCGGTGCGCTTTGCCAGAGGCAGGGCCGGCTGGACGAGGCCAAGGCCGCGTACAAACGCGCTCTGGAATATGCCCGTCAGGCCGGGGAACAGTACATGCTGGCCACGACACTCGCCAACTTGGCCGAACTGACCAACGATGTAGACGCCTGGGAGGAGTCGTTGCGGCTTTTTGAGATCTCCGGGCATGAGGCCATGCAGGCTTACGCCCGCAGTCAGCTGCCCCCGAATCACCGTTTCAGAGACATTTCAGGGAGTGTTACTTAG